One stretch of Bacteroidota bacterium DNA includes these proteins:
- the ispG gene encoding (E)-4-hydroxy-3-methylbut-2-enyl-diphosphate synthase yields MTTTDTMDTEGTVQQTLRMAASGAEYVRITAPSIKEAENLRLIKERLRALGCNVPLIADIHFTPNAAEVAARIVEKVRVNPGNYADKKKFAQIDYTDAGYEAELERLHSRFAPLVKICKEYGTAMRIGTNHGSLSDRILSRYGDTPLGMVESAMEFLRICEYYNYDQVVLSMKASNPQVMVQAYRLLAAKMMEAGKVYPMHLGVTEAGEGEDGRVKSAQGIGALLMDGIGDTVRVSLTEEPEYESPVAKFLVDMFENGLRMENEELRIENGKPNQLNSQFSILNFPEIIYNPFEFTRRDTHSVLNLGNHHVPRVIADSSSVAPTYATLSDCGYLYAPDLDKYNISEMAADYIYTGSEMPAIALPGGLKRIADAELWTVLRDQETHFPLWPSPAAFAAAANRHTSLNFIRISIPQLEELKGLDLSNAALVIHATGSGAGHAWRYAACALEGMGVQAPVLLHTDLPTEFEFYNDDHLPEAYRLTQDAKQQLFLAGISGAQFVDGLADGMMVSPGNLLTNRTTFGIFQASRLRITKTEYISCPSCGRTLFDLQETTARIRKRTEHLKGIKIGIMGCIVNGPGEMADADYGYVGVGPDKIALYRGKEVVHKGVKTAEAVDRLIDLIAGDGNWIEAP; encoded by the coding sequence ATGACCACGACCGATACGATGGATACCGAAGGCACGGTGCAGCAAACCTTGCGCATGGCGGCGAGCGGCGCTGAATATGTGCGCATTACGGCGCCTAGCATCAAGGAGGCCGAGAACCTACGGCTCATCAAGGAGCGCTTGCGTGCCTTGGGTTGCAACGTGCCCTTGATCGCCGACATTCACTTTACGCCCAATGCTGCCGAGGTCGCTGCGCGCATCGTCGAAAAGGTGCGTGTAAATCCGGGCAACTACGCCGACAAGAAAAAATTCGCGCAGATCGATTATACGGATGCAGGCTATGAAGCCGAATTGGAGCGTTTGCACAGCCGATTCGCCCCCTTGGTCAAAATTTGCAAGGAATACGGCACCGCCATGCGCATCGGAACCAACCATGGTTCGCTGAGTGACCGCATCCTGAGCCGTTATGGCGACACGCCACTCGGCATGGTCGAGAGCGCCATGGAATTCCTGCGCATCTGCGAATACTACAACTACGATCAGGTCGTCTTGTCCATGAAGGCGAGCAATCCGCAGGTGATGGTGCAGGCCTATCGGCTGTTGGCGGCGAAGATGATGGAGGCCGGCAAAGTCTATCCGATGCACCTCGGCGTGACGGAAGCGGGAGAAGGGGAGGACGGACGTGTCAAATCCGCGCAAGGGATCGGGGCGCTGCTCATGGATGGCATTGGTGACACCGTACGCGTTTCCTTGACGGAAGAGCCTGAATACGAGTCCCCTGTCGCGAAGTTCTTGGTGGACATGTTTGAGAATGGGTTGAGAATGGAAAATGAAGAATTGAGAATTGAAAATGGAAAACCAAACCAACTCAATTCTCAATTCTCAATTCTCAATTTCCCAGAGATCATTTACAACCCCTTCGAATTCACGCGTCGCGATACCCATTCCGTGCTGAACTTGGGGAATCACCATGTTCCGAGGGTGATTGCAGACAGCAGTTCGGTCGCGCCGACTTATGCCACGCTGTCTGACTGCGGTTATTTATACGCGCCTGACCTGGACAAGTACAACATTTCGGAGATGGCTGCCGACTATATATATACAGGTAGCGAAATGCCAGCAATTGCCTTGCCCGGCGGCCTCAAGCGCATTGCCGATGCCGAATTGTGGACGGTGTTGCGTGACCAGGAAACCCATTTCCCGCTTTGGCCTTCGCCTGCTGCGTTTGCGGCGGCAGCCAACCGGCACACGTCCCTCAATTTCATTCGAATCAGCATACCGCAATTGGAGGAATTGAAGGGCTTGGACCTGTCGAATGCGGCTTTGGTGATCCATGCGACGGGCAGCGGTGCGGGACATGCTTGGCGCTATGCCGCTTGCGCCCTCGAAGGCATGGGCGTGCAAGCGCCTGTACTTTTGCACACGGATCTCCCGACCGAATTCGAATTCTACAACGACGACCACCTTCCCGAAGCCTACCGCCTCACGCAAGATGCCAAACAGCAATTGTTTCTTGCAGGCATCAGCGGGGCCCAATTTGTGGATGGCCTGGCGGATGGCATGATGGTAAGTCCGGGAAATCTGCTCACGAACCGCACAACCTTCGGCATTTTTCAAGCAAGTCGCCTGCGCATCACCAAGACGGAATATATCAGTTGCCCAAGCTGTGGACGCACGCTGTTTGACTTGCAGGAAACGACGGCAAGGATCCGCAAGCGCACCGAGCACCTCAAAGGCATCAAAATCGGCATCATGGGCTGCATCGTCAACGGTCCCGGCGAAATGGCGGATGCCGACTACGGCTACGTCGGTGTCGGTCCCGACAAAATCGCCCTCTACCGCGGCAAGGAAGTCGTCCACAAAGGCGTCAAAACCGCCGAGGCTGTCGACAGGCTGATCGATTTGATCGCCGGTGATGGGAATTGGATTGAGGCGCCGTAA
- a CDS encoding SDR family oxidoreductase — MKQILITGASKGIGLAIARRFYADGYKVLICARGQAGLDAAKAEMPNLVTYVCDLSDKSAVKALAARVNAEHGTLDVLVNNGGVFLPGQLHSEDDEIFEKLIATNLFSAYYLSKALLPNMIAAGKGTVVNMCSIASITAYSAGGSYSASKFGLHGFSKSLREEMKPKGIRVIAVLPGATLTESWAGANIPEERFIPAEDIATLVHTAVHLSARSVVEDIVIRPQLGDL, encoded by the coding sequence ATGAAGCAAATTTTGATCACAGGCGCCAGCAAAGGCATTGGTTTGGCCATTGCGAGGCGGTTTTATGCGGATGGTTACAAGGTTTTGATCTGCGCAAGGGGCCAAGCCGGCCTCGATGCCGCGAAGGCGGAAATGCCCAACCTTGTCACCTACGTTTGCGACCTCAGCGACAAATCCGCTGTGAAAGCCCTCGCTGCCCGCGTCAATGCCGAGCACGGAACCCTCGACGTCCTCGTGAACAATGGCGGCGTTTTCCTCCCTGGTCAATTGCATTCGGAAGACGATGAAATCTTCGAAAAGCTCATTGCCACCAATCTATTCAGCGCCTATTACCTCAGCAAGGCGTTGTTGCCCAACATGATCGCTGCAGGTAAAGGAACGGTGGTGAACATGTGCAGCATCGCGAGCATCACCGCCTACAGCGCCGGCGGCTCTTATTCTGCCTCCAAATTCGGCTTGCATGGCTTCAGCAAAAGCCTGCGCGAAGAAATGAAACCCAAAGGCATCCGCGTGATCGCCGTCCTTCCCGGAGCAACCCTCACCGAGAGCTGGGCCGGTGCCAATATCCCCGAAGAGCGCTTTATCCCTGCCGAAGATATTGCCACTTTGGTGCATACAGCGGTGCATTTGAGCGCACGCAGCGTCGTAGAAGATATTGTCATTCGCCCGCAATTGGGGGATTTGTGA